GCGTATGGCAGGTTTCTTCAACCATAAACTTTACTGGGATTGCTTCGGCGCTTCGCGCTCTCGCAATGACAAACTACAGGACTTTCGCTTCTTCTTTGAGCAAACGAATCAGTTCCGGGATGTCATCGGCAGATTTGCCAATGAAGCGCGCTCCCTGACGGGGTACCGGATAGATATACTGCTCAACGATCACATTGGCGGCAGGTACAGTCACATTTACTTGCTCGATGGTCTTTTTCTTCGCCGCCATAATTCCTTTTAAGGATGGGTAGCGCGGTTCATTCAACCCTTTTTGACAAGTGATAACGGCAGGTAATGTCGTTTCGACGATTTCGATACCGCCATCGATTTCCCGTTCGCAGGTCGCTTTCCCGTCGGATAACGTCAGTTTTGTGACAACCGAAACGTTGGGTAGATCAAGACCGGCGGCAACCATCGTACCGATTGCCATATAGTCGTCGTCAATCGCCGCTTTTCCCGCGAGGATCAGGTCGAATCCTTTGCCGGATATCGCTTGCGTTAAACCAACTGCAACAACGCGCGGATCGGGCGAATTATCGCCAACGGCATGAATCGCATCATCGGCACCCATTGCCAACGCTTTGCGCAACGCATCTGTTACTTCCGCCTGTCCAAAGCTAACGACGGTAACAGTGCTGCCGGCTTGCGCTTCCTTAATCTTTAACGCTTCTTCGATCGCATATTCGTCGTAGGGATTGAGATCCAATTTGACATCTTTCCGAACCCAGTCTTTCCCATCGGAAGTCAATGCGATTTTCGCTTCCGAATCGGGTACACACTTCACCAGTACGGCAATCTTCATGTAATTCCTCTTACCTTCGCAAAAAGTATTGAACGGATTTCAGGGGAATCCCCCGTTTTGAATTCTGTAAGATTGGTGTTTTGAACTGCAATTGTCAAGCGATTCAGGCTAATACTTCCGCAAGTCGGTTGAGTAATCGCTCGAATGTCTCCGGTTCGGATGTAAATGCGATTCTCACCCGGTCATTGTAACCAAAAAACCGACCAGGCGTTACCAGTATCCCGTGGCTCCTTGCCTTTACCACCAGTG
This portion of the bacterium genome encodes:
- a CDS encoding electron transfer flavoprotein subunit beta/FixA family protein, yielding MKIAVLVKCVPDSEAKIALTSDGKDWVRKDVKLDLNPYDEYAIEEALKIKEAQAGSTVTVVSFGQAEVTDALRKALAMGADDAIHAVGDNSPDPRVVAVGLTQAISGKGFDLILAGKAAIDDDYMAIGTMVAAGLDLPNVSVVTKLTLSDGKATCEREIDGGIEIVETTLPAVITCQKGLNEPRYPSLKGIMAAKKKTIEQVNVTVPAANVIVEQYIYPVPRQGARFIGKSADDIPELIRLLKEEAKVL